One window from the genome of Salvia miltiorrhiza cultivar Shanhuang (shh) chromosome 7, IMPLAD_Smil_shh, whole genome shotgun sequence encodes:
- the LOC130994122 gene encoding uncharacterized protein LOC130994122, with protein sequence MACKIDIKEAFDTLRWDFLLKVLRVAGYVDNFVTVALAFAQHCHRFPKVLWGSWIWENYIPIKRSLICWRLLHNRVPTFDHLRRQGFIASSYCCFCFSAEETVDHIFWQCSGIKPIWREFLQWFNFQDFSYDIHSFLVAACNRDTSSQVRTFWKIGIITLIRVIWTLRNACIFKDKVFYAKHLLQIVCVAFKEAAPPPVIINVYWWPPVSHWIKVNTDGSPLGSPGKIVAGGVFIDKFGWVRGCFHYNGGTGFAFETELLAIIMAIPIAHSRGWFDLWVESDSTYIVDLLHTRSTLVPWRFIASWNKILVLLQDFNIQISHIYREGNVPADIMASENMTEGWWPHKVEEIKKAVRLDMATNSHVRLKVK encoded by the exons ATGGCATGCAAAATTGATATCAAGGAGGCTTTTGATACGCTGCGTTGGGATTTCTTGCTCAAAGTTTTGCGGGTTGCTGGTTATGTGGATAACTTT GTAACTGTTGCCCTCGCTTTTGCTCAACATTGTCATCGTTTTCCCAAAGTTTTGTGGGGTTCTTGGATTTGGGAAAACTATATTCCCATTAAGCGATCTCTTATTTGCTGGCGGCTGCTGCACAATCGTGTGCCAACGTTCGACCATCTGCGGAGGCAGGGATTTATTGCTTCTTCCTATTGCTGCTTTTGTTTTAGTGCAGAGGAGACTGTCGATCATATCTTCTGGCAATGCAGCGGTATTAAGCCTATATGGCGTGAGTTCTTACAGTGGTTTAATTTTCAAGATTTCTCTTATGATATACATAGTTTTCTCGTGGCTGCTTGCAATCGTGACACCAGTTCTCAGGTGCGGACTTTCTGGAAAATTGGCATTATCACTCTTATCAGGGTGATCTGGACTCTTCGTAATGCTTGTATTTTCAAAGACAAAGTTTTCTATGCCAAGCATCTTCTTCAGATTGTGTGCGTTGCTTTCAAAGAG GCTGCTCCTCCTCCTGTCATTATTAATGTTTACTGGTGGCCCCCTGTTTCGCactggattaaagttaatacggatggctctcctttgggaTCTCCGGGAAAGATTGTTGCTGGCGGTGTTTTTATAGATAAGTTCGGTTGGGTTCGTGGCTGTTTTCATTATAATGGTGGTACTGGCTTTGCGTTCGAAACTGAGCTTCTCGCGATTATCATGGCAATTCCAATTGCTCATAGTCGTGGTTGGTTCGATCTTTGGGTTGAGTCTGATTCCACTTATATTGTTGATCTCCTTCATACTCGTTCTACTCttgttccttggagatttatTGCTTCTTGGAATAAGATTCTCGTGCTTCTTCAAGACTTTAACATTCAGATTTCCCATATCTATCGTGAGGGTAACGTTCCGGCTGATATTATGGCTAGTGAGAATATGACGGAGGGTTGGTGGCCGCATAAAGTTGAGGAGATTAAGAAGGCGGTTAGGTTGGATATGGCTACTAATAGCCACGTTAGATTGAAAGTAAAATGA